CCAAATCGGCTGCTCCAACAGTGATGTCAAAATAAACCGCTCCTCCTGGAGATCCATTATTTCCAGAAGCAAATAGAGAGGTCAATGATCCTGCTGTTCCACCGCCGGTACCACCAGCGGTAATTGTGTATCCACAAGCTTCGTTTACTCCGGTAACAAGATCGTTAGGGCTAATTGAAGCCACACCGTTTACATCAAGGAAAACATCCAATCCACCGCCAGCGGCAGCTTCATAGGTCAATAGGAAGTTGTCTACACCAGCTCCCCAAGCCCAATCGTCTTCATCATCATAAGTATATCGCACTTGGAAGGCTGCATTTACAAACGCAGAAACATCTATATCGCCCGTGTTAACAGGATCGGTATCTACATCTACAAATAATATCTGTTGCCAAGCAGCTCCATCCCATACTTCAGCTTCAAATGTTCCTGAACCTGCAAAATCCTGCAATGAATAATCAAAAGATAGTTGCACGTTGCTTGCCCCGGTAAGATCGTATGCGGGAGAAAGAAGTCGCGCAAGGTTTGCCGGGCCACTACCTGCTGCATCGTCATCAAAAATAGCGGCGTTTGTTGGGAAATCTGCCCCTCCTGGCATATCACCGCTTCCGAATGTCCAATCTTGGCCTCCGGACTCAATTACGGTAGTCCATCCTGTTGGGATGGTAGCGCCTTCAAAGTCTTCAGATTCTGAAAAAATTCCAAATCCGCCAACACAGAATACCTCTGGTGCAGTTACATCTTGAACGGTAACGGTTGAGGTACATGTAGCGGTATTGCCAGCTGCATCGGTAACGGTCATCGTTACGGTATTTGCGCCAACCATTGAACAGTCAAACGAAGATACGTCTAATGTCATAGCTGTTATGGCGCAGTTATCGGTAGATCCGTTATCTAGATCGGCAGGAGTGATTGTTGCCATACCGGTTGTTGGGTCAAGGTCTATTGTAATATCCTGGCAAACTGCCACAGGATCTTCATCGTCAAGTACAGTAACCATAAAATCGCACGTTTCAGTATTGCCATCGCTATCGGTAACCGAAAGTGTAACCATAGTATCACCTACTGGAAAAACACTTCCGCTTGCAGGTGTAGCAACAATATCGCCAGAGATGTTGCCATCTTCATCGTCAAATGCAACACCCGCAAAGTTTACTACAGCGCCACAGGTTCCAGGGTCATTGTTAGCCGTAATGTTTGCAGGACACACTATGGTTGGTGGATTGCCTACCATAGTTATTTCTGTGAAATTAATACAGTAACTTAAAAGATTTCCTGAGTCGCCGCCAGAATCATCACAGATACTAAGCGTCCAATTTCCATTTATCGGTTCTCCAGCAAATGTGGCGGCAAAAGTACCGCCTTCAGCTTGAAACGTACCTGTAAAAGGAGCGGATCCTGTAGTTATACTGGGAGCGCCGTCCATAAATACAGTATTGGTATAATTGTCTCCACTGCCTCCATTATCGCTCGATAGATCCAGAGTGGTTCCATTAGGAGAAATCAGTGTAATATCTAAGTCAGAGTCCCAAGAATGGGTTAAATTTATCTCTACTGTGTCTAAGGTGTAATCTCCTGATCCTGTACCTATATTACCTGTTGCCGTAACAGCAGCAGGTGAGGTTGTGGGGCCACCAACGCATGGAAAGCCACCAGTACCAGTAACGGGAATAGGTTGTGGATTACCGGTTCCGCAAGCTGAAATTGGGCCACCGGCCGGCATGTCGCATTTAATAACGCCGCCATTGGGCGCAAAGCTAAACTGCACACTACAATTTGCTGCTGAACTGGTATTGGTAATTACCACTTCAAACCAACCTGGTTCTACTGTTACAGAGAATGGTTGTGTGTTTGAAGAACCCACATCTCCCAAATAATTCGTGCCTTGGTTCGCCGGATCGTATGGAGTTGTACTTCCACCTCCAGGTTCTTGGAAAACTAGCGCATGACCATTGGTAAGGCAGGGACTCGCGCCACTATTTGGGTCAAAATTGATGGTTATACAGGTAGGAGCCACATCAGAATTATAAAAACGAATAGCAGTGTAATTAAAAGTTGTTGCCGTGTTGAAATCGCCGGGATATACTTTTGATGGACAGGCACTGGCTACAGCATCTCTAAAGATTCTGCCCAATTGAGTTCCAGATCGTACAAAAAAACCAGATGGCTCTGCCGAGAGTCCAATTTGAGTTTCTATCGGACTGGTCAGATCGTTACAGTCACCTTGTGCAAAGGAACTGGTGTTAAACATAATAAGTAGTAAGAAGCTAAGAGCAGCGCTTACAAGATAATTTTTCTTCATAATTAATAATTATTTATAGTTAGACACATAAAAGTATGTTAATTAATTGAATTTATTACTATAATAACCAGATAATTATGCATAATTAAAAAAATTTAATCCAAAGGGTGAGTTATTAGTAATTCACAGAAACAAAAAAAGCCGCTAATGTATTATCATTAACGGCTTTTTAAATAATCTTGAAATATTCTTATTTAATCATCTCATAACTTCGTTTAATAAACGCTGTAAGCTCTTCACCTTTTAACAAATTTTTACTCAGTCTGGCCAAATCCAGAGCCTGATTCACCAAGCGCTCTTTTTTCTTTTCAGTTTTTGTATTTAAGATTTCGCCTACCAATTCGTGATTGGTGTTTACAATCAAATTATACATTTCAGGGAAACCGCCCATTCCAAACATACCGCCACCACCGGTTTTTTGCATATCCTTCATCCTTCGCATAAATTCTGGCTCGGTGATAATAAACGGATTTGCATTGCTGTCCATAGCCTCTAATTGTACGCTGAACTTTTCCTTCGGAATAACCCCGTCAAGGAATGTTTTTAAACTTTCCTTTTCTTCATCAGATAGTTTTGAAATCTGCTCATCGTCTTTTTTGATAAGGTTTTCAACGTGGTCGCTATCTACGCGTACAAACGAAAGTTTCTCTTCCTTACTTTCTACTTTTTGAAGTAGGTGCGCTACTATAGGCGAATCCAGAAGTAATACTTCGTATCCTTTTTCTTTGGCTGCTTCAATGTAGCTGTGCTGTTCTTCTTTATTTGAAGCATACAGAATAACGAGATTACCATCTTTATCGGTCTGCGCATCTTTTATCTTTTCCTTCAATTCTGAAAAAGTGAAATACGTATCGTTTACCGTTGGGTACAGTGCAAAATCCTGCGCTTTATCAAAGAATTTATCTTCGGTAAGCATTCCGTATTCAATAACTATTTTTATGTCGTTCCATTTCTTTTCAAAACCTTCGCGGTCATTGTTAAAAAGGCTTTTCAGCTTATCTGCAACTTTGCGGGTAATGTAGCTCGAAATCTTTTTTACCGCCCCATCGGCCTGTAAATAACTTCGCGAAACGTTTAACGGTATATCCGGACTGTCAATTACTCCGCGTAACATCGTTAAAAATTCAGGAACAATTCCCTCCACATTATCGGTTACAAAAACCTGGTTTTGGTAGAGCTGTATTTTATCCTTTTGAATGCTCATATCGTTGGTCATCTTCGGGAAATAAAGGATTCCCGTAAGATTGAAAGGATAATCAACATTTAGGTGAATGTGGAATAGTGGCTCCTCGAATTGCATGGGATACAATTCTCTGTAAAATGAATTATAATCCTTATCTTCCAATTCAGTGGGCTGCTTGGTCCACGCTGGGTTAGGATTGTTGATAATATTATCAACTTCCTGAGTAGGCGCTTCGTCTTCTTCTTTTGCACCTTCAGGTTTTGGAAGGGTTTCCGTTTTGGTTCCGAATTTAATCGGGATAGGCATAAACTTGTTGTACTTCACCAATAATTCACTGATGCGGTTTTCCTCCAAAAATTCGGTAGAATCATCGGCAATATGCAGAATTATCTCGGTCCCTCTTTCCTTTTTATCGGCTTTCTCAATAGTAAATTCCGGCGAACCATCGCACGCCCAATGCACTGCGGGCTCGTCTTTATAACTCTTTGTAATGATTTCTACTTTTTTGGCTACCATAAAAGCCGAATAAAAACCAAGTCCAAAATGCCCGATAATCCCGGCGTCCTTTCCGTTTTTGTCTTTGTATTTTTCAATGAATTCCTCGGCGCCAGAAAAAGCAATTTCGTTGATGTATTTTTCAACTTCTTCCTTGGTCATCCCAATTCCCTGATCTATTATGCGAAGCTGTTTCTTCTTTTTGTCCAACTTTACTTCAATCATCGGATTGCCGTATTCTACCCCTTCGGCTTCGCCAATATTGGCCAAATGCTTCAGTTTTAGGGTTGCGTCGGTAGCGTTCGAAATTAATTCACGCAGAAATATTTCGTGATCGCTGTACAAAAATTTCTTGATCAGTGGGAAAATATTGTCCACCGATACATTAATAGTTCCTTTGCTCATTTTTCTATTATTTATTACTTATTATTATTAATTTGTGAAACAAAACCTAATAGTCAAATAAAATACCAATGCCGAAATTTCTGCCACGTTGTCACTTCCCACTAAAACTTCCTACCAAACTTTAACACAACATTCTGTTTAAGTTTTACTTAATAAGGTTAAACAAGTGTTATCTTTGTATTTGTGTAACGACCTATTCCACACTTTTAAATAAATTATATTATGACGGCAACGAACAATTCTGAAAATACAGACAAAACAACTTCGAAAAAAAATGCTAGAGCTGAAAAGATTATTACGGCATATATGCAGGCGGTATTAACGAAGGAAAAGCCACCCCTCAGCGTTTTCAAATTCTGCAAGGAAAATAATTTTACCGAAGCAGAATTTTATAAAAACTTCGGTTCCTTTGAAGCCCTACAATCCGAAATATGGACTTCATTTTATGATGAAACAATTCGTCAAGCTAATAGAGATGAAGGGTACGAAACGTACAGCAATAAAGAAAAAATGCTCACCTTTTTCTACACCTTTTTTGAACTTCTCACCCTTAATAGAAGTTACATACTCGTTACCTTACGCGAGCATCAAAATATGATGAAAAACCTAGGCCAATTGAAAGAATTGCGTAAAAAAATAAAGCATTTTGCTTCACATTTAATTCGCGAAAATAACGAAGATAAAAAGCTGAAAATTTTAAAACAATCGGTAACCGTATTTTCTGAAGGCGCTTGGATACAAACCCTTTTTCTATTGAAATATTGGATGGATGATAATTCCGCAGGTTTTGAAAACACAGATATCGCAATCGAGAAATCGGTACGTGCCATTTTTGATGTTTTCGATACCCAACCATTGGAAAGTGTGCTTGATTTTGGAAAGTTTTTATGGAAAGAAAAAATGGCCTAATGAAGACGATAGATAAAATTCCCACTAATAAAATTCAACGCGCGTCAAAACTAATGACTACCGGCGTAAAAGTAGGCGGTAATTATTTAAAGTATTACGGTAAAAAACTCGTTAATTCCGAAACCACTAAAGACGAATTAAACGAAAGCAATGCCGAAGATATTTACGACGGGCTAAAAAACCTAAAAGGCAGCGCACTAAAAGTAGCGCAAATGCTTAGTATGGAAAAAAACATCATGCCAAAAGCCTATGTGGAAAAGTTTTCCTTGGCGCAATTTCAGGTGCCGCCACTTTCGGCACCCTTGGTGCGCAAGACTTTTAAGAAATATTTTGGCGATACCCCCGAAAGTCTCTATGATACCTTTAATGCAGAATCTGTTGCTGCGGCTAGTATTGGCCAGGTTCACAAAGCTACAAAAGATGGTAAAAACTTGGCGGTGAAAATCCAGTATCCGGGAGTTGCCGAAAGTATAAGTAGCGATTTGGCAATGGTAAAGCCAGTTGCAATGAAAATGTTTAATATAAAAGGTAAGGATGGTGATAAATACTTTAAGGAAATGGAGGGTAAATTGCTGGAAGAAACCGATTATCTGTTGGAAGTAGAACAGAGCAAGGAAATTACAAATGCTTGTAAAAACATTCCCAATCTAAAGTTTCCCAATTATTACAAAGAACTTTCCGGCGAACGTATTATTACCATGGACTGGATGACCGGACAGCATCTTTCGGAATTTACTAGTACAAATACCAATAAAGAAAAGGCAGATAAAGTAGGGCAGACGCTGTGGGATTTTTATATGTTCCAAATGCACCAATTAAAGCGCGTGCACGCCGATCCGCACCCCGGAAATTTTTTAGTAGACGAAGAGGCAAACCTCATTGCGATAGATTTTGGCTGTGTTAAAACCGTTCCCGAAGAATTCTACCTGCCGTATTTTGAATTGGCCAAACCTGAAAATATAAACAAACCTGAAATTTTCTTGGAGAAGATGTATGCTTTGGAAATTTTAAAGGAGGAAGACTCGCCTGAGGAAACCAAATTTTTTTCAGAATTGTTTCACGAAATGCTCAGTCTTTTCACACAACCATTCCATAGTGAAACGTTCAACTTTGCCGATGAGGAATTCTTTGGAAAAATTGCCGAGTTGAGCAATAGATATTCAAAAGATACTGAAATTAGAAAGATGAACGGCAATCGTGGTTCCAAACATTTCTTATATATAAATAGAACTTTTTTCGGACTTTATAATTTAATAAACGATTTGGGAGCGAAGGTGGCAATAAATAATTATAAAAATTACCTGTAAACTTTAACAAAACTTTGTTTAATCCTTTAACAATTACACTAAACAAAGTGTGGTATCTTTACAGAGAATAATCGAATATTAAATTGCTATGAAAAAGTAAAAATATTCTATTATTTAATTGGTTAGGTTGTTTAAGAAGGGCGCATCTTTTGCGCCCTTTTTTTAATGTTAAAAGTTATTGCTTTATTTCTTCCGAAACATTTACGGAACTTTCCATTTTGTTCTTCACGTATTTGTCTAACCATTGGTCCTGTTCCCACAAAACATGTAGTACGCTTTCTTTCGCGCTGTACCCGTGACTTTCTTTTGGCAACATTACCAGTCTGGCTGTTGCTCCCAAGCCTTTTAACGCATTAAAATAGCGCTCGCTTTGCAGCGGATAGGTTCCCGAGTTATTATCTGCTTCACCGTGAATTAGTAATAATGGCGTTTTCATTTTATCGGCATGCATAAATGGCGACATGATGTAATACGTTTCGGGAGAATCCCAATAGCTTCGCTCTTCACTCTGAAAACCAAATGGCGTGAGTGTGCGGTTATAGGCACCGCTACGTGCAATTCCCGCTGCAAACAAATTGGAATGGCTCAATAAATTTGCAACCATAAACGCGCCGTAGGAATGTCCGCCAACGCCCACGCGGTTTCTGTCTATATAACCCATTTTGTCAACGGCATCAATCGCTGCTTTGGCATTGCCCACCAATTGGGTTCTAAAAGTATCGTTTGGTTCTTCATCGCCTTCGCCCACAATTGGAAAGGCTGCATCGTCTAAAACCACATAGCCTTGCGTTACCCAATAAATTGGCGAACCGTAATACGGATAAATAAATTCATTGGGGTTTGTGGTATTTTGCGACGCACTGGCTTTGTCTTTAAATTCACGCGGATACGCCCAAAGAATCATTGGCATTTTTTCTTTCTTTTCTACGTTATAACCTATTGGTAGGTATAAGGTTCCCTCAAGTTCCAAACCGTCATCTCGTTTGTAGGTAATTACTTCTTTATGAACATTTTGAATACTCTTAAAAGGATTTTCAAATGAAGTTACAGGCGTTAAATCATTTTTCTTTTTAATATTTCTGAAGTAATAATTAGGATACTCATTCTGCGATTCTATACGAACCAGAATTTTCCCTTTCTTCATATCGATTGCAGCATTTAGATTTTCAAGCTTATCGGTGTATTCAGATTTGTAGATGCGTTTGGTTTTTTGGGTTTTTAAGTTGAATTCATCTATAAAAGGAAATTGTCCCTCGTCCGAAAAACCATCGCCCATAAGAAAGGCATTGCCTTCAACCAATTCTAGAACACGCTCATCAAAATTGTTTCGGGTGGTTACAAAATTTCCGGGATCATTGTACCGGTCCTGATAATTTCTGTCAAAAATAATCTTCGGCGTTTCCGAAACATTTGATGGATTAAAAATATACGATTTTGTATTACGATCATTCCACCAATAATCTGAAGCAATGGCGAGCTTATCATTCCCCCAAATAATTCCGGAATAACGATTTTTTGTTTTTAGCAACAAGTTGCCCTTTCCGTTAAAGGGAGCTGGCAATTCATATACGGCATCGCGAAAATCTACTTTTACTTCCGGATCACCTTTATCCAAGGCTTCGGCCCAGTAAATGGTTGCAGGTTTATCTGCGCGCCAATTCATTCTTCGCTTTCCCATTCGGGTTGCCATAAAACCTTTTGGTTCTACTTCGTTTAGCGGTACGTCGTTTACTTTTTGAATCAGTTTGCCTTCGTTATTATAAATATTGGTTTCAAAAGGAAAACGGCTATAAGGCACGATATAGGAAAATGGTCTTTTAATTGTTGAAACCATGATATAATTGCCGTCGGGCGAAAAATCAAGTTCGTCGTACATGGCTGTCGGAAGAAAATCTTCAACCTTGCCCGCAGTAGAAATCTTCTTTATTTCCGAACGTGCCAATTGCTCAAAGTTGTATTCGTCGTTCGGGCTGCTTAGCAAATCCTGATAGGTTCTGTTTTGCGCCTTTTCGCCATCGCTTACTGTAATGGTTGGGCCATCGGGCACGGCTTCATCGGTGTTTATTAATTGCTTTCTATCGTTGGGGATAACGTTTACAAGTAGCGCACTGCCATCTTTAAACCAATTAATAGGGTTGCCCATATTTGCATTTATCTTTAACGTACTAAGCTGTTTGGCGGTAGCGTTTTCAATATCTGCCAACCAAAGTTGTACACCATCATCTACTGTATTTAAAAATGCGACCATTTTTTGGTCTGGTGAAATAGTAAAACTGGAAAGTCTAGGGTTTTCGGGAAAGCCCGATACTTTCCGAGCGTCTTTTTCCGAAGCTTTTTTTACTTTTATATTATTGTAAAACCTGGTACGGCTACCAATATTTGTTTTGGGGTTTATTCGCAATCCGCCTAGGCGCAATTCTGGTTCCGATAGTTCGGCAATAGATTTGTAGGCATCGCGATAAAAAAGCACTACATTTTCACCATTGCTGTCAATCCAAACCGAAGGTGCCAAGGGCGCATCTACAAGTTCAAGAATTTCTTTTGGGGGTTTCTGGTAGGTGAGTTTTTCCTGTGCTATAAAGTTGGCACACGTAAAAAGGAATACGATAATCGCAATGGTTTTTTTCATGATAAAATTTTTAAGAGCTAAAGATATTCAAAATAAATAGAAATAATTTGTTATGCGCGCATACTATATAAACTGTAATTTGTTTCCTTAAAAAGCGGTATATGTTTATCTTTCCAAACTATTTTAAACTGAAATAAATGTACACTTCAAAAATTACTGGTTTGGGATCTTACGTGCCCGAAAATGTGGTTACCAACGACGATCTTTCAAAATTAATGGATACCAATGATGCGTGGATTCAAGAACGCACGGGTATAAAGGAACGCAGGCATATTAAAAAAGGCGATGGCAATTCTACTTCGGTAATGGCCGTAAAAGCTTCTACTATTGCTTTGGAACGCGCCCAACTGCAGCCAAACGATATAGATATGATTGTGTTTGCCACTCTAAGCCCAGATATGTATTTTCCGGGCGGTGGAGTAGAAGTACAGGAAATGATGGGGATGCGCACCATTCCAGCTTTAGACGTCCGCAACCAATGTAGTGGTTTTGTATATGCCCTGTCGGTGGCCGATCAATTTGTGAAAACGGGAATGTATAAAAATGTCTTGGTGATTGGAAGTGAAAACCATAGTGGTGGCTTAGATTTTTCAACACGTGGCCGCAACGTTTCGGTAATTTTTGGCGACGGTGCCGGAGCTGCTGTAGTTTCAAGAAATGAAACGGGAAAAGGTGGAATTCTTTCTACCCATCTTCACAGCGAAGGGCAATATAAAAACGAACTTTCACTAAAGGGTCCGAGTACCGAATATTGGGTGCCACAGATTATTGAAGAAAACCCACAAGAAAACATACCCTATTACCCAGTGATGAATGGCCAGTTTGTTTTTAAACACGCCATTGTTCGTTTTGCCGAAGTAATCCAGGAAGGCTTGGAAGCAAATAAGCTTGCGGTACAAGATATTGATATGTTAATACCGCATCAGGCCAATCTTCGTATTTCGCAATTTATTCAACACAAATTAAAATTGAATGACGAACAAGTTTTTAATAACATCCAGAAATACGGAAATACTACTGCAGCTTCAATTCCTATTGCTTTAACCGAAGCTTGGGAACAAGGAA
This region of Aequorivita marisscotiae genomic DNA includes:
- a CDS encoding TetR/AcrR family transcriptional regulator, with product MTATNNSENTDKTTSKKNARAEKIITAYMQAVLTKEKPPLSVFKFCKENNFTEAEFYKNFGSFEALQSEIWTSFYDETIRQANRDEGYETYSNKEKMLTFFYTFFELLTLNRSYILVTLREHQNMMKNLGQLKELRKKIKHFASHLIRENNEDKKLKILKQSVTVFSEGAWIQTLFLLKYWMDDNSAGFENTDIAIEKSVRAIFDVFDTQPLESVLDFGKFLWKEKMA
- a CDS encoding alpha/beta hydrolase family protein; the encoded protein is MKKTIAIIVFLFTCANFIAQEKLTYQKPPKEILELVDAPLAPSVWIDSNGENVVLFYRDAYKSIAELSEPELRLGGLRINPKTNIGSRTRFYNNIKVKKASEKDARKVSGFPENPRLSSFTISPDQKMVAFLNTVDDGVQLWLADIENATAKQLSTLKINANMGNPINWFKDGSALLVNVIPNDRKQLINTDEAVPDGPTITVSDGEKAQNRTYQDLLSSPNDEYNFEQLARSEIKKISTAGKVEDFLPTAMYDELDFSPDGNYIMVSTIKRPFSYIVPYSRFPFETNIYNNEGKLIQKVNDVPLNEVEPKGFMATRMGKRRMNWRADKPATIYWAEALDKGDPEVKVDFRDAVYELPAPFNGKGNLLLKTKNRYSGIIWGNDKLAIASDYWWNDRNTKSYIFNPSNVSETPKIIFDRNYQDRYNDPGNFVTTRNNFDERVLELVEGNAFLMGDGFSDEGQFPFIDEFNLKTQKTKRIYKSEYTDKLENLNAAIDMKKGKILVRIESQNEYPNYYFRNIKKKNDLTPVTSFENPFKSIQNVHKEVITYKRDDGLELEGTLYLPIGYNVEKKEKMPMILWAYPREFKDKASASQNTTNPNEFIYPYYGSPIYWVTQGYVVLDDAAFPIVGEGDEEPNDTFRTQLVGNAKAAIDAVDKMGYIDRNRVGVGGHSYGAFMVANLLSHSNLFAAGIARSGAYNRTLTPFGFQSEERSYWDSPETYYIMSPFMHADKMKTPLLLIHGEADNNSGTYPLQSERYFNALKGLGATARLVMLPKESHGYSAKESVLHVLWEQDQWLDKYVKNKMESSVNVSEEIKQ
- a CDS encoding 3-oxoacyl-ACP synthase III family protein codes for the protein MYTSKITGLGSYVPENVVTNDDLSKLMDTNDAWIQERTGIKERRHIKKGDGNSTSVMAVKASTIALERAQLQPNDIDMIVFATLSPDMYFPGGGVEVQEMMGMRTIPALDVRNQCSGFVYALSVADQFVKTGMYKNVLVIGSENHSGGLDFSTRGRNVSVIFGDGAGAAVVSRNETGKGGILSTHLHSEGQYKNELSLKGPSTEYWVPQIIEENPQENIPYYPVMNGQFVFKHAIVRFAEVIQEGLEANKLAVQDIDMLIPHQANLRISQFIQHKLKLNDEQVFNNIQKYGNTTAASIPIALTEAWEQGKIKEGNLVVLAAFGSGFTWGSAIIRW
- a CDS encoding ABC1 kinase family protein, with the translated sequence MKTIDKIPTNKIQRASKLMTTGVKVGGNYLKYYGKKLVNSETTKDELNESNAEDIYDGLKNLKGSALKVAQMLSMEKNIMPKAYVEKFSLAQFQVPPLSAPLVRKTFKKYFGDTPESLYDTFNAESVAAASIGQVHKATKDGKNLAVKIQYPGVAESISSDLAMVKPVAMKMFNIKGKDGDKYFKEMEGKLLEETDYLLEVEQSKEITNACKNIPNLKFPNYYKELSGERIITMDWMTGQHLSEFTSTNTNKEKADKVGQTLWDFYMFQMHQLKRVHADPHPGNFLVDEEANLIAIDFGCVKTVPEEFYLPYFELAKPENINKPEIFLEKMYALEILKEEDSPEETKFFSELFHEMLSLFTQPFHSETFNFADEEFFGKIAELSNRYSKDTEIRKMNGNRGSKHFLYINRTFFGLYNLINDLGAKVAINNYKNYL
- a CDS encoding HYR domain-containing protein encodes the protein MKKNYLVSAALSFLLLIMFNTSSFAQGDCNDLTSPIETQIGLSAEPSGFFVRSGTQLGRIFRDAVASACPSKVYPGDFNTATTFNYTAIRFYNSDVAPTCITINFDPNSGASPCLTNGHALVFQEPGGGSTTPYDPANQGTNYLGDVGSSNTQPFSVTVEPGWFEVVITNTSSAANCSVQFSFAPNGGVIKCDMPAGGPISACGTGNPQPIPVTGTGGFPCVGGPTTSPAAVTATGNIGTGSGDYTLDTVEINLTHSWDSDLDITLISPNGTTLDLSSDNGGSGDNYTNTVFMDGAPSITTGSAPFTGTFQAEGGTFAATFAGEPINGNWTLSICDDSGGDSGNLLSYCINFTEITMVGNPPTIVCPANITANNDPGTCGAVVNFAGVAFDDEDGNISGDIVATPASGSVFPVGDTMVTLSVTDSDGNTETCDFMVTVLDDEDPVAVCQDITIDLDPTTGMATITPADLDNGSTDNCAITAMTLDVSSFDCSMVGANTVTMTVTDAAGNTATCTSTVTVQDVTAPEVFCVGGFGIFSESEDFEGATIPTGWTTVIESGGQDWTFGSGDMPGGADFPTNAAIFDDDAAGSGPANLARLLSPAYDLTGASNVQLSFDYSLQDFAGSGTFEAEVWDGAAWQQILFVDVDTDPVNTGDIDVSAFVNAAFQVRYTYDDEDDWAWGAGVDNFLLTYEAAAGGGLDVFLDVNGVASISPNDLVTGVNEACGYTITAGGTGGGTAGSLTSLFASGNNGSPGGAVYFDITVGAADLEVSEIDINTADPGGFTLDIYTLVGTYVGNESNPGAWGAVAATATGTGAGLDAPSNAVLATPLMLSANTTYGMALVLDGGHSHYYTNGDGSNQNYSNADMSMSLGAASNTPFTTPIFAPRVFNGTIHYTTGAGSGLDFTCADLGENIIEVTVTDASGNASTCMAVVNVIDNIAPVITCGVANITSELTDFEDATIPTGWTTVVTSGSADWAFGSGDMPIGGDFPTNAAIFDDDAAGSGEVNLVTLVSPVYDISAAVTASISFDYALQEFAGDGTLTVEVYDGAAWQQILFVDVDTDPTNSGALDMAAYMNADFQVRFTYDDEGGWAWGAGVDNFQIDYEGVSTGNVVEIELGPDGTTTIDPYSLLSDINEACGIATIAVDVPTVTCADIGTPVMVTVFVSDTSGNLASCVAEVHVVDKLAPVLTCPADQTVDPGPGNIFYIVPDYFATGEAIADDNCTDPVTDTTQDPAPGTALPDGVYTVSFTATDEYGNTSSCDFELTVESVLGVNQNTLEAGVALYPNPASHVVNLVNKTNISLEKMMIYDVNGKLVNQIDLRTMQGEKAVDVSSLAAGVYMVQIIGEKASTVKRLIKD
- the htpG gene encoding molecular chaperone HtpG, coding for MSKGTINVSVDNIFPLIKKFLYSDHEIFLRELISNATDATLKLKHLANIGEAEGVEYGNPMIEVKLDKKKKQLRIIDQGIGMTKEEVEKYINEIAFSGAEEFIEKYKDKNGKDAGIIGHFGLGFYSAFMVAKKVEIITKSYKDEPAVHWACDGSPEFTIEKADKKERGTEIILHIADDSTEFLEENRISELLVKYNKFMPIPIKFGTKTETLPKPEGAKEEDEAPTQEVDNIINNPNPAWTKQPTELEDKDYNSFYRELYPMQFEEPLFHIHLNVDYPFNLTGILYFPKMTNDMSIQKDKIQLYQNQVFVTDNVEGIVPEFLTMLRGVIDSPDIPLNVSRSYLQADGAVKKISSYITRKVADKLKSLFNNDREGFEKKWNDIKIVIEYGMLTEDKFFDKAQDFALYPTVNDTYFTFSELKEKIKDAQTDKDGNLVILYASNKEEQHSYIEAAKEKGYEVLLLDSPIVAHLLQKVESKEEKLSFVRVDSDHVENLIKKDDEQISKLSDEEKESLKTFLDGVIPKEKFSVQLEAMDSNANPFIITEPEFMRRMKDMQKTGGGGMFGMGGFPEMYNLIVNTNHELVGEILNTKTEKKKERLVNQALDLARLSKNLLKGEELTAFIKRSYEMIK